A section of the Triticum dicoccoides isolate Atlit2015 ecotype Zavitan chromosome 7A, WEW_v2.0, whole genome shotgun sequence genome encodes:
- the LOC119327818 gene encoding growth-regulating factor 2-like isoform X1 yields MMLGGHGGGGGRCLFTASQWRELEHQALIYKYMAAGSQVPHELVLPLRHRDAAAFAAIDTAPSLACYPPPQPSLGWGLYGAGAQYARKPEDPEPGRCRRTDGKKWRCSREAYGESKYCDRHMHRGKNRSRKPVEPMSSSSSVSSPAASYRQTTLSMSPPTPADTPSYGHGHLRAAASQSQINPLQLHLDTPSPPPSYHRYAPAQQYGGSFPSRQQVQEEAEAEARRRQHFLALGADLSLDKPDATTAASSTTEEKPLRRFFDEWPRDGNAVEVRPWNMGHRDETLLSMSIPTTTASHPDLAAYRHHNADE; encoded by the exons ATGATGCTGGgagggcacggcggcggcggcgggaggtgcCTGTTCACGGCGTCGCAGTGGCGGGAGCTGGAGCACCAGGCGCTCATCTACAAGTACATGGCCGCCGGCTCGCAGGTGCCCCACGAGCTGGTcctcccgctccgccaccgcgacgccgccgccttcgccgccatCGACACCGCCCCCTCCCTCGCCTGCTACCCTCCTCCGCAGCCCTCCC TGGGGTGGGGGCTCTACGGGGCGGGGGCGCAGTACGCGCGGAAGCCGGAGGACCCGGAGCCCGGGCGGTGCCGGCGGACGGACGGCAAGAAGTGGCGCTGCTCCAGGGAGGCGTACGGGGAGTCCAAGTACTGCGACAGGCACATGCACCGCGGCAAGAACCGTTCAAGAAAGCCTGTGGAaccgatgagctcctcctcctccgtctcctCCCCGGCCGCCTCCTACCGCCAGACCACCCTCTCCATGTCGCCCCCCACGCCGGCCGACACGCCCAGCTACGGCCACGGCCACCTCCGCGCAGCTGCTTCTCAGAGCCAGATAAACCCTCTCcagctccacctcgacaccccgtcGCCCCCGCCGTCCTACCACAGGTACGCGCCGGCGCAGCAGTACGGGGGCTCCTTCCCGAGCAGGCAGCAGGTGCaggaggaggccgaggcggaggcgaggcggcggcagcaCTTCCTGGCTCTCGGCGCCGACCTGAGCCTGGACAAGCCGGACGCCACCACCGCGGCGTCCTCGACAACCGAGGAGAAGCCGCTGCGGCGCTTCTTCGACGAGTGGCCGCGCGACGGGAACGCCGTCGAGGTTCGGCCCTGGAATATGGGCCACCGGGACGAGACGCTGCTCTCCATGTCCATCCCCACGACGACGGCCTCGCACCCCGACCTCGCCGCCTACCGCCACCACAACG CAGATGAATAA
- the LOC119327818 gene encoding growth-regulating factor 2-like isoform X2, whose product MMLGGHGGGGGRCLFTASQWRELEHQALIYKYMAAGSQVPHELVLPLRHRDAAAFAAIDTAPSLACYPPPQPSLGWGLYGAGAQYARKPEDPEPGRCRRTDGKKWRCSREAYGESKYCDRHMHRGKNRSRKPVEPMSSSSSVSSPAASYRQTTLSMSPPTPADTPSYGHGHLRAAASQSQINPLQLHLDTPSPPPSYHRYAPAQQYGGSFPSRQQVQEEAEAEARRRQHFLALGADLSLDKPDATTAASSTTEEKPLRRFFDEWPRDGNAVEVRPWNMGHRDETLLSMSIPTTTASHPDLAAYRHHNDE is encoded by the exons ATGATGCTGGgagggcacggcggcggcggcgggaggtgcCTGTTCACGGCGTCGCAGTGGCGGGAGCTGGAGCACCAGGCGCTCATCTACAAGTACATGGCCGCCGGCTCGCAGGTGCCCCACGAGCTGGTcctcccgctccgccaccgcgacgccgccgccttcgccgccatCGACACCGCCCCCTCCCTCGCCTGCTACCCTCCTCCGCAGCCCTCCC TGGGGTGGGGGCTCTACGGGGCGGGGGCGCAGTACGCGCGGAAGCCGGAGGACCCGGAGCCCGGGCGGTGCCGGCGGACGGACGGCAAGAAGTGGCGCTGCTCCAGGGAGGCGTACGGGGAGTCCAAGTACTGCGACAGGCACATGCACCGCGGCAAGAACCGTTCAAGAAAGCCTGTGGAaccgatgagctcctcctcctccgtctcctCCCCGGCCGCCTCCTACCGCCAGACCACCCTCTCCATGTCGCCCCCCACGCCGGCCGACACGCCCAGCTACGGCCACGGCCACCTCCGCGCAGCTGCTTCTCAGAGCCAGATAAACCCTCTCcagctccacctcgacaccccgtcGCCCCCGCCGTCCTACCACAGGTACGCGCCGGCGCAGCAGTACGGGGGCTCCTTCCCGAGCAGGCAGCAGGTGCaggaggaggccgaggcggaggcgaggcggcggcagcaCTTCCTGGCTCTCGGCGCCGACCTGAGCCTGGACAAGCCGGACGCCACCACCGCGGCGTCCTCGACAACCGAGGAGAAGCCGCTGCGGCGCTTCTTCGACGAGTGGCCGCGCGACGGGAACGCCGTCGAGGTTCGGCCCTGGAATATGGGCCACCGGGACGAGACGCTGCTCTCCATGTCCATCCCCACGACGACGGCCTCGCACCCCGACCTCGCCGCCTACCGCCACCACAACG ATGAATAA